Within the Salvia hispanica cultivar TCC Black 2014 chromosome 4, UniMelb_Shisp_WGS_1.0, whole genome shotgun sequence genome, the region ATCCATTCTTATCAACATGCTTatctttattatataaaataagtgCCACAGAAGGCTCTGCAATTAAGCGTTTAACGATAAAATGGCAGGTACATCCCCTTTTAGTATTTGGTCGGCCAAcagatttattttttgcaacATAAGTACTCCTACTAGGACGTACAATACCACCTATTCTACCGTCATCCGGACCAAAGGAGCACCAGTACCTATTGAAAGCAAAAACATCATGTTAAGGATATCAATCATACAGTGACCATGGATAGCATTTAAATATACACAGGGTAACATGTATTAATAGTTAGGAAAGGGATAGAATGAAACATACAATATATACTCAAGTACTCCATCAACTTTAGGTTTATAAGTCGTCTTTGCAGTTCTTCTCCTCCTTGCCTCAACATGGAATCTAGTTGGACACTCTTTATTATTTGACTCTCCCCTAACAAAATCATCGACTCGGCCAAATGGTATCAGAGAAACTCTATCTATGGCATCACGCCAACCTTCCACCTTGGACCACACAAGATCAGTGGCAGAGAACTCCAACATTGGAGGATTCTGCACAGGCAGGGAGAGAATCTCATCCCATCTAGCCATCTGCAAAGCAAGAATCAAGAGTATACTTTCAAGTTGATCTCAACAaacataataattttcaaagttACATTGTATGAGGCCAGAATCCAGATACGTAAGTTCACCAAGCTCGAAGAAGTGCAAAGCCCCAGCCTTTGGCCAGAAAATCTCTTTCATAATAAGCAACATTAATAAAGAATGCAAAACTAAAAACTAGATACCTAAGACACAACTGAAATGCTAATACTCGAGCATCTACGTTGATAAAAATGTGGCAGCTGCAACAATAACAATATCTTAGCCCATTATACTCGTCTTCTACCAAGAATTTGCGATCACATAAATAATCTTGGCAAAATTTTACCACGAGAAGAGATTCATTGCCCAGCCATTAACTCAAGGTACCAAATTTTCTACCTTTTGTAAGAAATAAACCCATTTCTTTATCAAGAAATCATACCAATACAAATTCTCTGATAAACTAAAATGCCAACTTTAAAATTCCCTCTAATTTCACATCTTAATTCTCATTATTTGTTGTAATTAGCCGCAAGACACTTTCAGACTAAGACCTGCACCAAATTGAACAATAACAAACTCACCGTAATACAAACTATATGAAATTCATCTCGGAATAATATTCAGTTCCCAGTTGTAAAACATAACCAATTATCAGGAGGAAAACGATAAAATGGCGCGCAAAATCAGCAAAACTTTCAAGTAAAAACAGAGGAGCAGAACTGAAAATTCTAGAAAGCATAAACAGAAGGGGGATGAAATCAATTGACGATAATCATCAATAAGAAGGCTCGCACAAAAGTTGAACAAAAGAGTGATAATTTAACCCCCACCTTTTAGAACTCTGATTGAGCGGCAAATTGCAGGTGTGATTTTAGGTCTTGTTGTGCTTGGTTTGGTTTATAGAATGGTGTATATAACTTTactgtaaaaaaataattactacaaGGGCGAAAAACATATATAGTCCTAATAAAAGATGAATAACGCAAATTAAATTCCACGTCATAATAACTACTCTTTTCGTCTCAAAATgttcatttccatatatagaaaCAAATTCCTCTATCCTCTCTctcatttaaatattctaagTACTTTTATCACTCTACTGTGTGACACTCAACTACTCTACCTAAATTTCATACTTTTATCACTTTACTGTATCATACTCTCTATCATTTAAGAATACGAACGTCTTGAATGAGACCAAGGGGAGAGAGTACacatttttctcaatatttatttcactaatttagCTAGTTTGACACTCTCAACTTAATTTatctttcataattaatgtGAAAGGAAATCCAACTTAAGTTTATCTTCTTCCAAACTTCTATGCAATACTTTTTTCGActctgaaaaatatgaacatttagTTTTTCACGAGATTTGatgcataattagtaaagtaaaagagacgtagatagaattttttttaatagtgttAATAGAGAATatgtctcacctcattagagaaaaatcaattttcaaaattagaatattcatatttttcaggagacagactaaaattgaaaaagttcatactttttaggAATGAAATAAGTAGTTTTATTGCTCCATCaccataaattaattgaattgacCACTCCCCTGTAGCATTTTGGTAtgtacattatattttttttaccaacaACATTATAGCATTAGTTTGATAtcacaattaatatttgatgGAGATCCGTCGGGtatccacaatggggcgggctatagcccgccctaagtcccgccctatgcaccgccacaTTAGCAATTTATTTTCCGCCCCTTCCACCTATAATGGAGCgaactatagcccgccctaagcattttatttattttttgaatatttaaacactacaaaaattgGAGAAAACAACTTCATTCCATTGAAAGTTCAAATTTTACAttacgaaataaaaaaactacaaatctTCAATAGCCGAAAAGcttccaaacttcttcaatcatgtcgttCATGAGCGCCACAAGGTCTTGTTGGCTGCGCATTGAGGTCTGTCTCTCTAGAACCTCACCGAAGCCCATCGGTAATCCTCGAGCGACAGGCGGGGTCGCCATGCTGGAGCTAGATCCGGCTTCATCATCGACCTAATCGGTGATATATCCAGCTTCTTGTTCGACTaccatgttatgcatgatgatgcacgcatacatgacatCGCGATGACTTCCTTGAACCAGAAACGCGCCGGACCTTTCACTATTGCCcaccgcgattggagcacaccaaaagcccgctccacatccttccgcGCATACTCCTGCTTTGCCGCAAACAAGATTCTCCTGTCACCCATTGGGCAGCTGATCGTCTTCATAAAAACAGGCCACCTTGGGTATATGCCATCGGCcaagtagtaccccatatgatATCTGCGGCCGTTGGCAGTGAACTCGATGGCCGGGCTGCGACCCATGCATTGATCGGCGAAGAGGgtggacgagttgaggactttgatgtcgttgttcgacccggctacaccGAAGTatgcatgccagatccagagGCGGTGATCAGCGACtgcttcaaggatcatcgtcgggtgACTACCCTTGTAGCCACTAgtaaattggcctctccaTGCCGTCGGGCAATTCTTTCACTACCAGTGCATACAGTCGATGCTCCCTAGCATTCCAGGGAAGTCATGCACCGTCTCGTGCATCCTCAACAAGTCCTGACAATCATCAGCAGTCGGGCATCGCAAATATGTGTCGCCAAAAGCCTCCACAACTCCCCTACAAAAATTCTTCAGACAATCGCGACCAGTTgtgtcacacctcaacccttatgacatatgcacttactataaataaattttaaatattaaataaatgatcCACGCgtcaagtaaataaaacacacatattatataattttaaaaaccaacatttatcaggtacatatttcaaaacattctgaACAGTAGTgtgaccctctcaccactctacatactatacatttatctacatgcaaaaatgatgaggaggagaaggttgccaaaatgTGTCAGCCGCCGACCATGCTAACATGTGGAGTTCCTAGGACCCatgtcaacaaataatttcactAATATCTTAATCCTGAAAAATaatagtggtttatatgagccacaactcagtgtatataaacctacctttaattccacatacaaatatcaaacacattctttcaccaaaatatatcaccagaaataataaatatcataaacaatttaatattcatatgcatatgcctctccgttctttttattattctgtgacagatcaagcctggtatctgcccgggatttccattgtatacgacccgaaggtccctttTCATtgtttgacctttccacgaaggcccctctttgcattttgacctttccacgaaggcccctctttgcatattttctttgacccGTAGAACCCAGGGCAAGActgtcacatatcctctttaatccaaCGATTCAAGATATTCTAATGccatataaaaacatattaattGCACCACTCACATATTCATTGCACCAATCACATATTCATATCacatttcacaaaataattccaaataaCACAACtatatcaaattcatatcatataatccaaatattcactccactctaacacatagcaatcaatcacataaaatatgtaaaattaaaagtgtgatttatacacacctgattaAAACAGATAATATCTCATGTTCCATAGCCCTCAATCCTGAAACTGAGAATATGCGTGCACTTCCTCTTCTAAATTCCACTCCTCTTGTAATACCCGCTCTTTTATTAACCTTTTCTTAACCTTTTCTTAACGTTTAATGTCGAACCAGAGAAACGTTCGTTTCTTCTAATTACTTTCGAATCAGAAATATTAGTCGATGACTTTGCTTGGTTGCTAAATTGAAGAGTGTCGATCGGACTAAAACAATTATGCATATATGTAGTAAATCCAATAAACGTCAATAAATAATATGGGGTTACATTTCTGATTTAGAATGTTCAAATACATATCAAGCTACTCTctagttacaaaataaattacgCACAAgttgatgagagagaatttaaGAATACAAATATGTGAATGTTGGGCCTCTCTTTCGAGCCCAAGAGTCTTTGGCCTGATGTTTTGAAGAAGCAGCCCGATGGGCCAGGGGCAGGCCCATGCCTCGGAAGGCCCGCTCGGCAGCCCAATCCTTTTTCCAAGGCCTGCAGTGTGCAAACAAGATATTTAATGCATATGTACAAGAGAAATAAAGGAACTTCTTGTAAGAGAAAGGGAACAAACTTGTTTTAGCTATAATGCAGCTAGAGCCTCCCTAAAAAGGGCAAGTCAGCCCCTACACTCTCTTCCCATGAGCCGTCTCTCTCTTATGTACCTACAATAATCAGACAAAGTGTATAAATGCAAGAGTGCTTTTACTCCagactaaaaacaaaacaaattaaacaaaagtaGGATGGAGATCATCAAAGAGATCTTGCTGCAgtgagaaaaacaaaagaggAGATCAGCCTCTTTTAATACCACGAGAACACACCATGTACTACAAATAACAGCCATCAACTCCTCAACAAAAGACAAGAGGCTGCAGATTTTCAGTTTTGACCACATCCCCAACCAGATTCCAATATATATGAACACATATATCTCATTTCAGTTTCACACTTTTTTCCTTCACCACTTCCAATTAATCCCAAAGAGAAACCAAGTGAGAGGGTGAAGCTTGGTGGAGAAGTTGCTGTGATTTTCTTTTAACAACAGAGGAAGCATCAAAGTAAACCCTTTCACCACAATTTCTTATCAAACATGTTTAGAAAATCAACACTTCATGTACACAGCATACTagaaataaattgatagaACAATAGCACCTTTTAttctaataattttctttccaAACAAAATGCCCAGTAATCAAATGATAAAATCAGTAGTTGTAGCCATAGCTCAACAACTTCAGTTCTTATATCCTTTCATGTTTAGAACTTCAAATAGTTCACAAATTACAGTAGCTTTTGATTGAAAACATCCAATTAAAGGAATTGATCCATAAATCACCAAAAATCCACACACGAATAAGACTCATGTTCTTCAATAAAATCAAGCTGTAAAGAGCAACTGTTTCTGGCGAAAATGCGAGAAGGAAGTTAGGAGAACTCATCTCTATACATCGACGGACTCGAGTTTCTCATCGGAGGAGTAGTAAACGGCGACAGGCGGTGCGGTCACTGCAGCAACCGCGACGGCGAGTCTCCTGGAGGAGCACCGCTGCTCGGCTGGACTGCGACGGCGGGACAGCCGCTGGATGCCGGCTGCCAAGGCTAGTGTGGACGAGAGAGATGCCGGCgccggcgacggcgacgagaCGGTGGCGCGCCTGCAGCTCTTGTCGAGGACGGCGAGGAGATACGCTGCGACATCGGATCTCCGATCTGACGCCGAGAACcgagaatgagagagagacgATCTAGggattatttcttcaatttggggattttgtgTGAGTTGGGAATTGAGAGAAGGACCAATGGAGTTAGGAGTATTAGTGTTGGGCCAATTCTACTTTGTTTTGATGGGCctctttaattaaaagtatggactaagaaattaaatagagAAGTGGGCTGCCTGCtaatagaattaattatgGAACTTGGgccactaattaaaataaagtaggagttGGGTCTATTGTgcctaattaaatcatgagtCCTCCTAAGTTGCTCGGTCAAATTTTTATGTGATGGTTCGCTAATTAAATCCCGAgatgataatttaatttcgaACAAGATACATGGAAAGTAATACTCTCAAGGTTAAATGAATAATGTCTTAAGCttctataataaattaaatctcccgatttaattaatgtttcaaGATTTCTAGAACTTTTCTGGAAGactaagaagaagaataaaatgaccacgcacttaggatgcattcatGTTTAAGTTTATTTGACTTCTTAAAGTCTAATTAAAGTATTACCTTATTTCTAAAGGGACGTCCCCGCACGTCGTTTAAGATCAAGTCAAGGAATTTTCGACTATGGAATTAAGCTTTTGATGTGggcatttctttcaaaatgtgAACTTGCCTTTTAGCATGATTAAGTGAAAATTATGCTATTCATATTTTGTCATgccattttatgttttatagattacctatctgcttggctatgccaattatatttaatcgaattcgggtcccagtagggaAGTAAagcctactcggactagtgtacacatatGGGGATCGTGAGCTAGCTTTTAagttggccggtccagtgaccgtcgtggaatgtggccacattcccggttcacatacgtttcagatatggtatctatgttatgtgattgcgcaatcaattttatgaaatgaaaagaattttagtgactcgggccttttaagttAAAACCTCGTGTTCACTCAATTGGCTGACAAAACTTTTACGAAAATTATGTTTCGGCTATGTGCCCACtaagtatatcaaatactcagccctgcatgtttcttttctaaatgtgcaggttgaacgtgtACGAGGAGGCGAAGGTGTTTGAAAATGATCATTAATAAGTAGTTAGGTAGCCCAAAGTAgtatgtcttcatacatactattttgtcttggactcttccgctgcaGTAGAACTATGTTCTAGAAACTTATGATTTTAGTCCCGATACTCTGATTCTCTTTTGACTATGTACCCATTCGCCTTTGAAACTATCGTCTCGAGTTGAATTATTGCTCTTATGTTTATTTCAAGATTGATAAGATTATTAATATTCAAGGTTTTCAAGGAAAAGCATGTAAATTCCATTTTTCCTACGAACCATGGAATTTCAAGTTTAAAATGTTAAGCATACGGATGTCTTTGAGACAAATgctaaagtattattagttacGGATGTTGTATTTGGAACAATTCCAAATGCATAAGAACGAACCTATACTTATGAATAACCCATCTATTCTTAGACGGTAACGATCGATGCAGATACGAAACTACTTCATTTGAAGACATAAAGTGTCTTATTTAACGTTTTAATGATAATAATGAATGAATACTATTTTATATCCAGACCTGCACTCAAAATGAGCGTACTTCCTGATCCAAAGAAACAGGGACCTTACACGAAAAGATATCGTACCTACGATCTAATTTAAGCGATCCAAATTACAAGGCATATTTCAAAGAGGCTACGCATCTAGAAGATACTACAGTACGCTTGAAACACGATGGAGAGGACACATGAGAATGACCGTCCCGACTTATCGAGaacattatgaaaatattaccTTCGCTAAGCATATCGTAATACCAGAATCCTA harbors:
- the LOC125220556 gene encoding uncharacterized protein LOC125220556 codes for the protein MILEAVADHRLWIWHAYFGVAGSNNDIKVLNSSTLFADQCMGRSPAIEFTANGRRYHMGYYLADGIYPRWPVFMKTISCPMGDRRILFAAKQEYARKDVERAFGVLQSRWAIVKGPARFWFKEVDDEAGSSSSMATPPVARGLPMGFGEVLERQTSMRSQQDLVALMNDMIEEVWKLFGY